The proteins below are encoded in one region of Pseudomonas putida NBRC 14164:
- a CDS encoding helix-turn-helix domain-containing protein, translating to MNKIPNYALYGETAQPVWHEALHVEQISQRSGAHNWEIAAHRHEGLLQLLYLQSGGGEVLFDSDRLQVQAPCVVYVPAQVVHGFHWAGQVEGLVITAAQHPLESITQVLAPNLLAQVRKPQVIALPSWAADEDPLLPLCMALREEYHNRAREHVASSMALLLTLLIQVLRHEPHLPHGGQRPVSRRSQQLTAFRELVDMYYRAHWPLADYAAELGMTLATLGRLCQEHLGMTPMNVINSRLVLEAKRMLGHSSLSVKEIAHELGFADVGYFSRFFRKHAGVSPSGFREGQ from the coding sequence ATGAACAAGATCCCCAACTACGCCCTGTACGGTGAAACCGCACAACCGGTGTGGCACGAAGCCCTGCATGTGGAGCAGATCTCCCAGCGGTCTGGCGCACACAACTGGGAAATTGCCGCGCACCGCCATGAAGGCTTGCTGCAGCTGCTGTACCTGCAGAGCGGCGGCGGTGAAGTGCTGTTCGACAGTGACCGGCTCCAGGTACAGGCACCCTGCGTGGTCTATGTACCGGCGCAAGTGGTGCATGGTTTCCATTGGGCCGGCCAGGTCGAGGGCCTGGTGATCACCGCCGCCCAGCACCCGCTGGAAAGCATTACCCAGGTGCTGGCACCCAACCTGCTGGCGCAGGTGCGCAAACCACAGGTGATCGCCCTGCCGTCGTGGGCAGCCGACGAAGACCCGTTGCTGCCGCTGTGCATGGCCTTGCGCGAGGAGTACCACAACCGCGCCCGTGAGCATGTGGCCAGCAGCATGGCGCTGTTGCTGACGCTGCTGATTCAGGTGCTGCGCCATGAACCGCACCTGCCCCACGGTGGGCAGCGCCCAGTGTCAAGGCGCAGCCAGCAGTTGACCGCTTTCCGTGAATTGGTGGACATGTATTACCGCGCGCACTGGCCACTGGCGGACTACGCCGCCGAGCTGGGCATGACCCTGGCGACCCTGGGGCGGTTGTGCCAGGAGCACCTGGGCATGACGCCCATGAACGTGATCAATTCCCGGCTGGTGCTGGAGGCCAAGCGCATGCTTGGGCATTCGAGCCTGAGTGTGAAAGAGATCGCCCATGAGCTGGGGTTTGCCGATGTGGGGTATTTCAGCCGGTTCTTTCGCAAGCATGCGGGGGTGAGCCCTAGCGGGTTTCGCGAGGGCCAGTAA
- a CDS encoding SDR family NAD(P)-dependent oxidoreductase, with protein sequence MHNNKIPSQWLGLDSAVCVVTGAAGGIGAALAGALVGQNAHVVLLDRDLDKCRELAATLGEHSVGEVSALGCDIADPASVEQSAAQVQALHGRCDVLVNNASVLRPGALDGLGLEQWNQVLAVNLTGYLLCAQAFGRSMLARGQGRIVHVASIAAHYPQPNSGAYSAAKAGVSMLSRQIAVEWGPRGVRSNAVCPGLIRTPLSAAFYADPQIERQRCAMTANQRIGEPQDIAEAVLFLASQRADYINGAELTVDGGLESMPMALIPRPGFEGARA encoded by the coding sequence ATGCACAACAACAAAATCCCCTCTCAATGGCTGGGCCTGGACTCGGCCGTCTGTGTGGTAACCGGTGCCGCCGGTGGTATTGGCGCGGCGCTGGCCGGCGCCCTGGTCGGGCAGAACGCCCATGTGGTCCTGCTGGACCGTGACCTGGACAAATGCCGTGAACTGGCTGCCACCTTGGGTGAACACAGCGTCGGTGAGGTCAGCGCCCTGGGCTGCGACATAGCCGATCCGGCCAGCGTGGAGCAGTCCGCCGCCCAGGTTCAGGCGCTGCATGGGCGCTGCGATGTACTGGTCAACAATGCCAGCGTGCTGCGCCCCGGTGCGCTGGACGGGCTGGGCCTGGAGCAATGGAACCAGGTGCTGGCGGTCAACCTCACGGGCTACCTGTTGTGTGCCCAGGCCTTCGGCCGTTCGATGCTGGCCCGTGGCCAGGGCCGTATCGTGCACGTGGCCTCGATCGCCGCCCATTACCCGCAACCCAACAGCGGTGCCTACAGTGCGGCCAAGGCCGGGGTCAGCATGTTGTCGCGGCAGATTGCCGTGGAATGGGGGCCGCGCGGTGTACGCAGCAACGCAGTCTGCCCGGGGTTGATCCGCACACCCTTGTCCGCAGCGTTTTATGCCGACCCGCAGATCGAACGCCAGCGCTGCGCCATGACGGCCAACCAGCGCATTGGTGAGCCGCAGGATATCGCCGAAGCCGTGCTGTTCCTGGCCAGCCAGCGCGCCGACTACATCAACGGTGCAGAGCTGACCGTGGATGGCGGCCTCGAAAGCATGCCCATGGCGCTGATCCCGCGCCCAGGCTTTGAGGGGGCACGCGCATGA